The genomic stretch AATCTGGCTGGCCACTGTCATTCACATCTTTCGCGTCGGGCTTCGAACGATTCGGCGCCCCACGCCCAACATGGTTCAATACGCCATGAAAACTTTCATCCTTGCGATCATTGCGGTTGATGCCGTCATTGCCGGTACGACGGCAGGCACGCCGGCCGTGCTGGTCACGCTGGCCCTGCTGGTCCCCGCCGCCACCATCGGCCGCTGGGTTTATTCGACGTAAGTCGCCTGCTCATCGCTCAACGCCCTGACGGCACTTTTATGGGTTCTTCTGCGATGGCGGCGCGCTCGCGTCGCCCGGCTACTCAATCCTCTGATTTTCGGCTAAACTGATCGCTTTTCGCAGATACACCTGGGATGCAGATCACCGTGAAAAGCCAATTCATACAGCAAATGGAGTCCCGCGTACTGGTTATCGACGGCGCGATGGGGACCAGCATCTACTCCTACGACCTCAACCTGAATCGAGACTACCTCGGCTGCGAAAATTGCCCCGAGGTCATCACCGAAACACGCCCCGAAATCATCGAGGAGATTCACGAGTCCTTCCTGAAAGTCGGTGCGGATTGCGTCGAGACGAACACATTCGGCGCGAACAAGATCGTCCTCGCGGAATTCGATCGCGCGCACGAAACGTATCGATATAACCTCGACGCTGCTCGTGCGGCGCGCCGTGCAGCCGATCGTTTCAGCACGAAGGACAAGCCTCGCTTCGTGCTCGGAAGCATCGGCCCCGGCACAAAGCTGCCTTCGCTTGGAAACACCACGTTTGACATTCTCGAAGACAGCTACGCTGAACAATGCCGCGGACTAATCGACGGCGGCGCGGACGCATTGATCATCGAGACCTGCCAGGATCTGCTTCAGATCAAGTCGGCGATCTCAGGTGCGACGCTCGCCATGCAGGAAAAAAGCCGCGAACTGCCGATCATCTGCCAGGTCACGATCGAATTGAACGGCGCCATGCTTGTCGGCACGGATATCGCCGCCGCGCTCGTGGCACTCGAAGCCTATCCGCAGGTTAAAGTCATCGGCATGAACTGCGCGACCGGACCTCAGGAGATGGCGGAACATGTGCGCTACCTCTGTCGAAACAGTTCCCGGTACATCAGCGTCGTGCCGAATGCAGGCCTTCCACAGCTTGTCGAAGGCCGAACCCATTACGCACTGACGCCCGATGAAATTGCAAAATGGGCACGCGAGTTTGTCGTGACGGACGGTGTGAACATCGTCGGCGGCTGCTGCGGAACGACGCCGGCGCACATTGCGGCGATTCACGAAGCGGTCCGTGATCTCAAGCCACGGGCTCGGATTCCAGCCAGACAACCGAGCGTTTCAAGCCTATATCAGGCCGTGACCCTCCGTCAGGACAATAGTTTTCTCATCGTCGGCGAACGGAGCAATACAAACGGCAGCAAGAAATTCCGCGAGCTGCTCCTGGCGGGCGATATCGACGGATTGGTCGAAGTCGGACGCGAGCAGGCGCGCGAGGGCGCGCATGTCCTGGACGTGTGCGTTGATTATGTCGGGCGCGACGGCGTACCCGACATGCAGGCGGTCGTCACTCGCTACGTCAAGGACGTGACAGTCCCCTTGATGCTCGATTCGACTGAAGCGCCCGTCCTCGAGGCGGGCCTCAAACTTGCCGGTGGAAAGTGTATCGTCAACTCTGTCAATCTGGAGGACGGCGAGGAGAAGATGGAGAAGGTGTGCCCCATGTTGCGCAAGTACGGGGCCGCCGTCGTGGCGTTGACCATCGATGAAGATCCACAGGAGGCAATGGCGAAAACGGCTGAGCGTAAACTCCTGATTGCGACACGCATCCATCAACTACTGACCGTGAAATACGGCATCCCGGAGGAAGACATCCTTTTCGATTGCCTGACTTTTCCGGTCACCACCGGCAATGAGGCGGATCGCCGGCTCGCGCTAGAAACACTTGATGGGATCGAAGCCATCATGGAGAAGTTTCCTCGCTGCGGCTCCATCCTCGGCGTGTCGAACGTCAGCTTCGGACTCCTGCCGGCCGCCCGTGCGGTGCTCAACTCGGTGTTTCTGCACGAGGCAACCCAGCGCGGCCTGACGGCGGCCATCGTCCATGCCAGCAAGATTCTCCCCCGCAACAAGATTTCCGACGAGCGCTGGGACGCCGCACTCGATCTGATCTA from Phycisphaerae bacterium encodes the following:
- the metH gene encoding methionine synthase: MQITVKSQFIQQMESRVLVIDGAMGTSIYSYDLNLNRDYLGCENCPEVITETRPEIIEEIHESFLKVGADCVETNTFGANKIVLAEFDRAHETYRYNLDAARAARRAADRFSTKDKPRFVLGSIGPGTKLPSLGNTTFDILEDSYAEQCRGLIDGGADALIIETCQDLLQIKSAISGATLAMQEKSRELPIICQVTIELNGAMLVGTDIAAALVALEAYPQVKVIGMNCATGPQEMAEHVRYLCRNSSRYISVVPNAGLPQLVEGRTHYALTPDEIAKWAREFVVTDGVNIVGGCCGTTPAHIAAIHEAVRDLKPRARIPARQPSVSSLYQAVTLRQDNSFLIVGERSNTNGSKKFRELLLAGDIDGLVEVGREQAREGAHVLDVCVDYVGRDGVPDMQAVVTRYVKDVTVPLMLDSTEAPVLEAGLKLAGGKCIVNSVNLEDGEEKMEKVCPMLRKYGAAVVALTIDEDPQEAMAKTAERKLLIATRIHQLLTVKYGIPEEDILFDCLTFPVTTGNEADRRLALETLDGIEAIMEKFPRCGSILGVSNVSFGLLPAARAVLNSVFLHEATQRGLTAAIVHASKILPRNKISDERWDAALDLIYDRRREGFDPLQHFIGLFDKGEKVGERKIAADLPVEERLKQRIIDGERIGIDKDLDAAMKQYKPLEIINNILLDGMKVVGDLFGTGKMQLPFVLSSAETMKTAVAYLEPHMERVEGDSKGKIVLATVKGDVHDIGKNLVDIILTNNGYTVHNLGIKQPINDIITAYQKHNADAIGLSGLLVKSTLVMRDDLLVLNERGLRVPVILGGAALTRGYVENDLRLQYEGDVAYAKDAFEGLALMNRLAEGKPLVDTAAAKAATRSRVDLQASKGERPILELPARSAVSTSIPIPTPPFWGSRVIQKIELKTILPYINEKMLFGVQWEYKPGGRKREEYEAYIKNEIRPILFDLARQCANENILLPQAVYGYWPCNSEGNDLIIYEPPEMSAANGDSRPAGAPPIDASRFSRRELLRFSFPRQDNPPYWCLADFYRPMESGEIDVVAFHLVTVGRAASDVARNWFAQNRYRDYLHLHGLGVEAAEALAEYMHKQIRMELGIAQQDAMEVRRLFQQGYQGSRYSFGYPACPNLEDQAKLWPLLNPERIGVTLSDEFQLDPEQSTSAIIAHHPEARYFNVRSKTDGQLEMRLGQAE